The following coding sequences lie in one Miscanthus floridulus cultivar M001 chromosome 9, ASM1932011v1, whole genome shotgun sequence genomic window:
- the LOC136482307 gene encoding cinnamoyl-CoA reductase 1-like, translating into MPTAETTTPVPALSGQGRTVCVTGAGGFIASWLVKRLLEKGYTVRGTVRSPVDPKNDHLRALDGAADRLVLLRADLLDPESLVEAFSGCDGVFHAASPVTDDPEMMIEPAIRGTRYVMMAAADTGVKRVVFTSSIGTVYMNPYRDPNKPVDDTCWSDLEYCKNTQNWYCYAKTVAEQGAWEVARKRGLDLIVVNPVLVLGPLLQQTVNASTDHVMKYLTGSAKTYVNAAQAYVHVQDVAEAHVRVYEARDAHGRYICAESTLHRGELCRILVKLFPEYPIPTKCKDEVNPPVIGYKFTNQRLKDLGVDFVPVLQCLYETVKSLQEKGMLPVLPPKDDQDQLHKS; encoded by the exons ATGCCAACAGCAGAGACGACGACGCCCGTGCCGGCGCTCTCCGGGCAAGGCCGGACAGTTTGCGTCACCGGAGCTGGAGGGTTCATCGCCTCGTGGCTCGTGAAGCGCCTCCTCGAGAAGGGTTATACAGTCCGCGGCACGGTCAGGAGCCCTG TCGATCCAAAGAACGACCACCTGAGGGCCCTTGACGGCGCCGCCGatcgcctcgtcctcctccgcgccGATCTGCTGGATCCAGAAAGCCTTGTCGAGGCCTTCTCCGGCTGCGACGGCGTCTTCCACGCCGCCTCCCCGGTCACCGATGACCCT GAGATGATGATCGAGCCAGCAATCCGGGGCACACGGTACGTCATGATGGCGGCGGCAGACACCGGCGTCAAGCGCGTCGTGTTCACGTCCTCCATCGGCACGGTGTACATGAACCCCTACCGTGACCCGAACAAGCCTGTGGACGATACCTGCTGGAGCGATCTTGAGTATTGCAAGAACACCCAG AACTGGTATTGCTACGCCAAGACGGTGGCCGAGCAGGGCGCATGGGAGGTGGCGCGGAAGCGAGGCCTGGACCTGATCGTCGTGAACCCGGTGCTGGTGCTGGGTCCGTTGCTGCAGCAGACGGTGAACGCGAGCACGGACCACGTGATGAAGTACCTGACGGGGTCGGCCAAGACGTACGTGAACGCCGCGCAGGCGTACGTGCACGTCCAGGACGTCGCGGAGGCGCACGTCCGGGTGTACGAGGCACGCGACGCGCACGGCCGCTACATCTGCGCCGAGAGCACCCTCCACCGCGGCGAACTTTGCCGCATCCTCGTTAAGCTCTTCCCAGAGTACCCCATACCCACAAA GTGCAAGGACGAGGTGAACCCTCCGGTGATAGGATACAAGTTCACGAACCAGCGGCTCAAGGATCTGGGGGTGGACTTTGTGCCGGTGCTGCAGTGCCTCTACGAGACAGTGAAGAGCCTCCAGGAGAAAGGCATGCTGCCCGTGCTTCCGCCGAAAGACGACCAGGACCAACTCCACAAATCATGA